The following are encoded together in the Chiloscyllium punctatum isolate Juve2018m chromosome 41, sChiPun1.3, whole genome shotgun sequence genome:
- the LOC140464860 gene encoding eukaryotic translation initiation factor 1b, translated as MSTIQNLQSFDPFADATKGDDRLPAGTEEYIHIRIQQRNGRKTLTTVQGIADDYDKKKLVKAFKKKFACNGTVIEHPEYGEVIQLQGDQRKNICQFLLEVDIVKEEQLKVHGF; from the exons ATGTCCACTATCCAGAACCTCCAATCTTTTG ACCCCTTTGCTGATGCAACTAAGGGTGACGACCGCCTCCCGGCAGGGACTGAAGAGTACATCCATATAAGAATTCAACAACGTAACGGCAGGAAGACACTGACCACCGTCCAAGGCATCGCAGATGATTATGATAAAAAGAAGCTTGTGAAAGCATTTAAAAAG AAATTTGCCTGCAATGGTACTGTGATAGAACACCCTGAGTACGGTGAAGTAATCCAACTTCAAGGTGACCAGCGGAAGAACATCTGCCAATTTCTTCTGGAG GTTGACATTGTGAAGGAGGAACAGTTAAAAGTCCACGGCTTCTAG